The Lutzomyia longipalpis isolate SR_M1_2022 chromosome 2, ASM2433408v1 DNA window ttattttattgaactttcaatattttttagcaCCTGATGAAGGATTTGTGTAAaccgaaagctttggaaaatataattttaaaaaaatctacaaattcctaattaattttgaagcaaTACAATAGACTTACAATAGACTTACAAGAACAAATATCTTATATAGTGAATTAGACATACTCCCATTAAaagaactaataaaaatagaacaaattacacatgtacataaaataaaaaatcaaatgatcCACACACAATCAAAAGTAGAAATTCTCATGCAGGGGAGACGTACTAGGGGTGATGtagtttttccaaaaaagcCAAGAACAACAAAATATGGCTTAAGACGCTTAAGATCAATTCCATATatgtcaataaaaaattataatagcTTGCCTACTGATATGAAGAATGTAGCTCACACGAATTCCAAATACTTTAAAGAATTGTATAAAAGTAAGAAACTTTGaattccccccccccccccccccccccccccccgctgTACTGTAATCGTTTGCAACTCTATGAATTATTGTACAATTTATTGTATTATATAGTCTAAAAGTGGAATTTATTCCATAgacatgaatttttaacaataaatctaatctaatctaatcagGTAAGGTACAACGCATTCGTGCTGATAAACCTTTCTATTTaatgaacaataaaaattttgttgtgTCCAacgaaaagagagagaaatgcaaagaaataaaatactgTGAATGAGGgtcaatattaattaattcgtCGACCTCTAATCGTGCGAAAAGAATTCCTTCGTGTGCGATAGAAAGTGAAAATCACACTCATGTGACAAAAAGAtggttaatttttcaatttcattgacTTTCCTCTCGCCACTCTCTTTGGCTATTAGCGCGCGGGGGGGTGCGAATGTATCttcatatatatgtatatatttcatGGCTCCGGTGAATGctgcaaaaaagcaaaaccaGCAGACAGAAACGAaatatgaataataaatattgtaaattattGCATTAGGATGCCTTTTCGCACGATACTCTTTTGCCACCTGctgaaaaataacaaaaaaaaactggtgACCAATAAAGCATCTCACACAGAAGACTCTCTCACAGTGCCAAAGAAGAGGACCTTATCTCATTTCCCCATCACCTCTAAATGAAGAATATAATGGAAAATATGATTATTGCAAAACTATTTCCTCGGACACAAAAAAGACTGCCCTTGTGCCCAATTATGTggtaatttttcaaaacaattcTACAAACTCCTCTCGAAGCAAAAAAGAAGCAAGAGGTGACCATAAATCCCAAATAAGCATTGCATCTCTTCTTATTGCTCCAAAATTTACTTTCATTAAATCTTCTTAGCTCGATGTGgttttccacatttttcccAGCGAAACTAcccattaaataaaatgaccTGTCCTGcttgtaaaatatttgttgaaagaaaaacattcaaaagtGAGATTCTCACTTTCCCGCACCTACACATGAAAATATGCGCGCATCGtgatatttatataatttatatttattttccatgatagtaatttttaaatcaaataatcaTAAATGAATTGATTTCTCTAGTATAGAGACTAGCCGCTCGTACTCTCTCACGTCCATTTTATCCAGTCATTTCGCAAGTAATGTTATACCATTGAtccattttcatacaacacaaTAATCTTTCCATACAACACCGTGAGgattttcttcacagaaataaaaaaaaaaacatctgcAAGTCAATGGGGGAGTCCAAGATGCGTTGAGATCATATTTTAGTGTTATTCAAAGTATCTTTGTGGGGCAATCGTTTTCACAAAAAGCACGTTTCTGCACGAGGACATCGTCATTTcgatggaaattaaattatcatgtttattttttcgcaCTCAGGTGCTTTCTGGAACCATTTAAATTGACCATTATCACACCCATTCTATataatagatttttctcataaaaatacatttaaaaaaaaatgttttttactttcttttaaattttctttttttttattaagaaatagattattttttgatagaaatttaaagaaaaaaggtaaagtaaaataaaatgattcggAAAATTGGCAAAAGATCATTGAAATAATTACTCACTATAATATATCACTTAATTAAGGCCTAATATGGAGCCAATAATCAATCTCTTAATCTGTTAGAATAATCTAATCAGCTTTACgagaaattgagagaaaaaaatgcttattggcaatttattggagaaagaaaacacaatataaaattaatattgaattaaataaaatctatatttGATCTTTCATATAGAACAATTTTGCAGATCCCTTCGGTCAACACTACACAGATTGAGGGTTTCGTGAAAAAGGACAAGAACTGCTTAAAGTTGATttagatttaatatttttcgaaGCAAATTGTTATTTTCATGCGTCCACTTTGAATGGTGGTAAAAGTTTGGGCCAATCTACGAATTCCTTGCCATACTTGAAAATCCCAGCTGTACTGACACCCACCATAGCACCCCagaagagaagaaagagaAGATTTTCCGTGTTGTATTCCTGCGGGAAGACGGAAGAGGCAAAGAACATTGCCACGGCAAACATGAGGACAGATGGGAATGTGAGGTACTTCCATCCACGTTGACTATTTAGTGGACTCGGAATGGAGACACCCTCACCGTCCTGAATCACATAGTTCCCAAGAAGAAGGTCAATGCCATCCTGTCGCATGCCGTCAGTGAAGTTATTTTTGTAGTAGCGCGTTATTGAGTTGATGCCATCCTTAACGAGTCCCATTTTTGTCCTCTTCCCCGTGCGTGTAAAGTCAGTTTTAAGTGCCCCCGTTCCGGAATATTGTGTTGAAATTAAGTCCGCATTATCTGCCCAAACATTCATGAAGAGCATCTCCAAGGCGTAGCAATTCTCAATAGCTTGTCCCCTCTGGAGGATTCCTAGGCGTGTTAGAGTCTGCGCAAGGGATCTCTTGGCCAACATACTCTGTACCACATTCGTCCTGTCCAGACAATCGACACAATTTGTCCGGAAGACACCATCTTGTGACGATAGGAGTGTTCCATCGCGTCTTAAGTGGAACACAGCAAACTCATCTTGTTCATGCGCTAGACGATCAATTAGGATGTTTAGCCTATCCCAGCGCATCTTCCTGCATTCTGCATGAAAATCAAATGCTTCATACCTCACTGCAGTATTACCCAGCAATGCTACGGCATTTGCATACGCCTTCTCGAGCGTATCCTCGGCGCCTCGGTGATCAATAAGATTGATCAGCACTTGCCGTCCGTAGTGTAAGAGTTGGGAGTCCATGTGCTTCGCAAAGGCTGTCATGTGATCCATGTCAGGAATAATTTCTGGGGGTGGTTTGTATCTCAAGTTTGGTGTTTGACGCCAATAAATGGGAATGCTTCCGCGTGTCTGAACAAAGGATACCTTATCACCCAAATACTCAATAATCTGCTCCGTCTCCACAAAATTAGCCACGTTTCcctacaaaacaaaaaaaaaattaatcgatCTCTCTCGATGGAGGATTAATGAATGGGATGATTAACTTACATCCTGATCAATTCCACGGCAAAAGAGACGAGTTCCAGCACGATGAATTGATCGCCGTGTAATCAGGCTCCACGTGAATGAATTCCCATTTACATTTACTTGGTTTATTGAGACAACTGAAAAGAAGcaaagatatttctttttttttaaatcacgcAACAAGTATATTTTGCTAGTTCacgtcatttttttctccgaGTCTATTAATAGACCTTTGACCTCACATGGAGAAACGCTCGAGTGCGGCATTAAAGTCCGCAATCACAATTAAATGCCACGACGAATGTGATGAGAGATTTTCGTCTCTCTCATCATCCTAACATTTTGTTTATCAGAATATAATGATTAATAGCAAAAACTTACATCCAAGAATGACTGGGAGGCTAAATTTGCGGCATTCTGGGCGTCGGAACTCCCTCATGAGGAATCCATTCCAGACGAAGCGTGTATCTGCTCGTTCAAGGAGTGCCGTGTTTAGGAATTCCGGGGGCATACCGTTTAGACGTTGTAGGGTGTGAGTGATGTCGTAGGTGTAGGAGAAGTAGTAATTGGGGGTGCTAAGGGTGCGTCGGATCATGTAGAGATAGGAATCATTTTGGGTCTTCTGGATTTCACTCAGATGCCCTGAGGACGGAATGTAGGGATAAATTTCAAAGCCAGCAAGGCGCCAAATTGCTTGACCATTTATCACGCCCACAAATACACGATGTGTTGCAACAATAAGGTAGTGCCCTGCAAGAAGTTTTATCGTTCCCAGAATCCCACAGATTCTCCTGTGGGGACTGACATGGACAAATTCATCTGGTTTATGaactgaaaagaaatttttcgtGTTATTTCGAATtaggaaataaattctaaGTATATAATTACTTTCAACACTGATAGTTTGGGTGATTCGATCAATCACCAAGACGTCACATTTCTCCTGGCCATTGGGCTCCACGACAAATTTGTCCGGAGAGGAGTAGCTGCAAAAAGCAAACACAACGTCACACCCTCAAGGTTTTAGGGAAGTTCACCAAGAAATTAATGGTAATTGAAGGAGATTTTTATCTCATTCGCTAGCTAGGTCACTAAGGACGACGAATTGATTGCTTTTTAAAAGGGTATAAGCAATTAAATACAGGAAATTAACTTACAAATTCATATCATCGTAGAGATCCATGTTTAGCCACACTGacagttttcttcttctttatatCTTTTGGGGCCGGACGTCATTTCGAGTTCCACACAGCCCACAAAATGTAGTCCAAGCGGTATACGTCTTTTTAGTCAGGTATGAAATGTATGAAACTTACGAGTggcatgaaataataaaatttgaactaaacgaactttttttttgcatttcgacaaaattcgtgatttccgtgtttttttccaaatttgtgggcataaaacacattttttgggctcctggggcacttacggATGCTCCGGGAGCCTCGGGGAGCTCCTccgtgcggaatttggggcccgcggaaattttgacggttggatTACAAAGAACGTTATGCACGAGGTGTTTACGCTAGCGTAAATTAATGAAGTGAATCACCCTATCGAGAATTGGTATGCAACGGTCATGAGCTACAgttaaatttgtgaatttttgaaattcctcttatcagtttttttttctctctattatCTCCCTTTCGTGataatctcttttttctttacttccaCTTTCACTTTCTCcattattgttattattttttcaatcaattaaagaattaaaatttgaaatttgattaatttgaatataaataaaatccgcTGCTCAGTTTAATTCATTGAATCAGgaagaaattgttttatttaaaacctcAGTGAAATAGAATTGCCCCACTGATCCTGAAATAAGGAGAAATTGGCAGAAGTGCAACTCATTTCAACCACGAGGAAGATCTTCCAGATTTTGGATTTGCCTTTAGATTGCAACAATCCGCGGTTCTTCGAGCCGAAGGGCTCAGATATTAATTAATGTGTTGCATCTATTAAAGGTATGTGACCAGAGGGAAGGattggaagaagaagaaggaacaaTCGCttatcttatttatttcttttggaatCCTTACCTAAGGTACGACAACTGGAAGTTATTTGGGTGGACCACCAGATAttctattaattattaattaattcggATCTTACCCAAGGTAATCTTTACAATTGGTTCTTCGAGCCGAAGGGCTCAGATATTAATTAATGTGTTGCATCTATTAAAGGTATGTGACCAGAGGGAAGGattggaagaagaagaaggaacaaTCGCttatcttatttatttcttttggaatCCTTACCTAAGGTACGACAACTGGAAGTTATTTGGGTGGACCACCAGATAttctattaattattaattaattcggATCTTACCCAAGGTAATCTTTACAATTGGTCCTTCGGGGGAAAAAATCAGCACAAGATGCCAGGAAGATCCAGTCAGAGAGCGGCGTACAAAGGCCAATTCACTACGCTGAAGAAGGATGTCAATGAAATCAGCCGCAATCCTGACTGTCTTCTCAATGAGGGGATGATTGAAACTCTTTTGTATCATCGTCAAAGTCTGGAGTCAATTGAGCggatggaaaaacaattggAAGAGCAGAAGGAGCAGAGATTGCAAACCAATACTACTATAGAGAGAATGGTGGGTGAGATGAATAGGCTTTCTAGCAGCATCAATGCGAACAACGGCGGACCTACGATGATGGGAAATCCCAATGAAACTTTCACAGTTACGGCTCCACCTCGCAGAAAATTGGACGTGATTAAGATTCAGCCATTCTCAGGAGACTACACAGagtggaaaacttttaaagaccTCTTTGAGTCGATTATTGGGAATGATGACACCCTCACTAAATCTGAAAAGATGCAATATTTAAAGACTCTCATAGTTGGAGAAGCTCAACCCATTATTGAGTCCCTAAAGGTCTGCGACGAAAACTATGATGTGGCTTGGACTATACTATCCAAAGAATTCGACAGTGCTGCACCCATTGTAGCATCTTacatgaaagatttttttgctttgccaGCTGTAGCATCGGCCTCTGTCCAGGGCATTCAAAATCTTCAGAGAAAGTCCAATTCTATTTTGCAAGCATTAGACGCAATGGAGGTAACGTCTCGAGACcctttcattatttattcGATTCTGCAGAAACTTGATGAGGAGACCCGTGCTTTATGGGCTGGAAAAGTTAAGGAAAATTGTCCAACTTGGGAgcaattcaatgaatttttggtaGAGAGAAGTTTTCAACTCAGAATGTCTTTACCAGAAAAATCCTACAAGTCACAGACTCACCCCAAAAAATCTTTGCCTACCAACAAGAAACCAAAGATGAATTCTACTAGCCTTGCAGCCACGGAAAAGAAGAATTGCGAGTTCTGCAAACTACATCCACACAAACTATTTCGGTGCAAGAAGTTCATCGCTCTGGATGGGATGCGTAGATTGGCGGCTGTTAAGGAGCTCAAGGTGTGTGAGAACTGCTTGTCGGACAATCACAAAGTAGAACATTGTTCATACTCTTTGTGCAATATATGCAACGGCAAACACAACCGATTGCTACATGATGCAATTATTATTGCCACCACTACAATCCCAACTCCTGGAGGAAGCCAGGGTCAGACTGGAAATCCAGTCAATCTCATATGTAAGAATGTTACCACCAAGATGTCCAAGGTACTTCTTGCGACAGTTATGATCAGGATTGTGGATTCTTCAGGAGAACAGCATTTGTGCAGAGCCATTTTGGACTGTGGATCTCAAGTCAACATGATCTCTGCAAGATTGTGTCAATTGCTgcatttgaagaagaagaccGTCAACCTTTCCATTGAGGGAGTAGGGACTTCATCACAATCAGCCCAGCATGTCGCAGATGTCGTAGTGAGACCAAGGATGATGACTTCTTCATACTCTCTACCTATGACGTGCATCGTCATGAAGAGAGTCACCAGCGATCAGCCAAATTGGGATACATCTTCGCTGAACTTCCAAATCCCAAAGCACTTCCAGTTGGCAGACCCCAACTGGCAAGAGACTCACCCTATCGACTTACTCATTGGTGGGCAATTCTTTTGTGACATCATGACCGATGATACCCATGTTTTGGGTCCTCACCATCCTGTGATGAAAAATACAGTATTTGGATGGGTGTTAATGGGACCTTGTTATGTCGGCCATAATGATTCTCAGGTTGTCTCATGCAACACTGCCACCATGGAAAGCATTGATACGGGACTACGTAGATTTTGGGAGTTGGAGGAGATATCAGTAGGTTCCCCCAGATCATTGGATCAAGACAAGGTGGAAGAACTTTACCGAGCTACCACAACTCGAGACCAAGATGGGCGCTATGTGGTACTATTGCCTTTTAAGGATAACATGGAAGAGTTGGGCAACAACAGGGCATCAGCCAGACGCCAATTATTTCTATTGGAAGCGCGTCTGAGAAAAAATCCAGAACTCCGTGCACAATACAACCAGATCTTTGAGGAGTATTTGGAGAAGGGATTTATCGAGGTTGTGCCATATGATCAGCTCAACAGACCTTGTTTTTATATGCCACATCATTGCGTTATCAAGGAAGATGCAGTATCAACCAAGGTTCGAATTGTCTTTAATGGAAGTTCGCCATCCGAATCCGGGCTAAGCTTAAATGACAAACTTATGGTAGGAGCTACTGTACAACCACCGTTGCTTAAAATTCTGCTGAACCTCAGACGACATCCTGTTGCCTTTACCTGTGACATTGTAAAAATGTACTTACAGACAATACTTTACGAACCTCACAGGGATTACCAACGATTTTTATGGGAGACCGAATCTGACCACCAAGTGAAAGACTTCAGGTTCAGGACAGTGTGCTTCGGGGTGTCTGCATCTCCGTACTTAGCCACTCGATCATTGATTCAGTTAGCCTTGGATGAGGGGCACAGATTCCCGATAGCTGCGAAATTGATATTGAATAACTTCTACATAGACGATTGTCTGGTCAGCATGCCTACGATTGAGGAGGCACTCGAAGCAAAGAGACAGCTCATAGCTCTACTGGCCCTAGCCAAACTTGAACTGTCCAAATTCAGGTCAACTCATATGGAACTCACACCTTCATCTGATGAAAATTATCAACTGGACATGCCATCTGAAGAACAGGTTGTAAAGACTTTGGGAATGAGTTGGTGCCTACAGACTGATATGTTCCAGTACACAGTGAACGAATTCCATGGACCAGCAACCAAGAGAAATATGTTGtcaattcttggaaaaatttatgaccCAATGGGGCTCGTATGCCCCATTACAACTGTTGCAAAATGTATCCTGCAAGACGTGTGGAAGTTATCAATGGACTGGGACACTGAAATTGATGGTGATTTGGAGAAAAGATGGAAAGAGTTCATGAACACTCTACCTTCAATGGAGGATCTGAGGATTCCCCGATGGATATCAAACATCTCCGAAGTAGTACACCAGGAACTTCACTGTTTTGGCGATGCAAGCAAGAGAGCCCATGGAGCTTGTATTTACCTTGTAACTCAAGATGCTGCAGGTAACAGATGCTCCAGGCTATACGCAGCCAAGTCCAAGATTAACCCCATCAGCTATGAGGAGAAAGTAAAGGATAAGATCAAGAAGAAGGACTTCACCATTCCGAAAGGAGAATTATGTGGAGCTGTCTTGGCTATGAAACTTGCCTCAACTGTCTCGGACGCAACAGAAGTACAGCAAATCTATTTTTGGCTGGATGCCACTGCTGTGCTACATCAAATTCATAACCCGACTCAAAAACGAGAAGTTTTTGTACGCAACAAGGTTAAGAAGATTCTAGATGAAACCAACTGTCAGCAATGGAGACACGTTGGAACCAAGTCCAACCCAGCTGACCTGGCTTCACGAGGAGCTACTCCTCAACAGCTCATTTCAGCGGAACTGTGGTGGCATGGGCCAGAATGGTTGTTGAAGTCTGAAGAGAATTGGCCACCGAAGTTCAACGCACCCAATGATGACGGAGCACAAGTGGAGACTAGTTTAGCACTCACTACGGATTCATCAGAGAAGGAAAAACTGGTTGCCAATCCAATCTTCGAATTTTTATTGGCTCAGTTTAGCTCCTACAGCAAGATCCGTCTAGTTTTGGCACGATGTCTTCAACTCGTAGAAATTTGGAAGTCATCAAAGGTCCGAGTGACTCGCAACTCGAGGAGAACTACCTTTTCCAAATTCTTGCATGTGAAATTCCTAAGG harbors:
- the LOC129789995 gene encoding phosphatidylinositol-3-phosphatase SAC1, yielding MDLYDDMNFYSSPDKFVVEPNGQEKCDVLVIDRITQTISVEIHKPDEFVHVSPHRRICGILGTIKLLAGHYLIVATHRVFVGVINGQAIWRLAGFEIYPYIPSSGHLSEIQKTQNDSYLYMIRRTLSTPNYYFSYTYDITHTLQRLNGMPPEFLNTALLERADTRFVWNGFLMREFRRPECRKFSLPVILGFVSINQVNVNGNSFTWSLITRRSIHRAGTRLFCRGIDQDGNVANFVETEQIIEYLGDKVSFVQTRGSIPIYWRQTPNLRYKPPPEIIPDMDHMTAFAKHMDSQLLHYGRQVLINLIDHRGAEDTLEKAYANAVALLGNTAVRYEAFDFHAECRKMRWDRLNILIDRLAHEQDEFAVFHLRRDGTLLSSQDGVFRTNCVDCLDRTNVVQSMLAKRSLAQTLTRLGILQRGQAIENCYALEMLFMNVWADNADLISTQYSGTGALKTDFTRTGKRTKMGLVKDGINSITRYYKNNFTDGMRQDGIDLLLGNYVIQDGEGVSIPSPLNSQRGWKYLTFPSVLMFAVAMFFASSVFPQEYNTENLLFLLFWGAMVGVSTAGIFKYGKEFVDWPKLLPPFKVDA
- the LOC129789994 gene encoding uncharacterized protein LOC129789994, whose product is MTCIVMKRVTSDQPNWDTSSLNFQIPKHFQLADPNWQETHPIDLLIGGQFFCDIMTDDTHVLGPHHPVMKNTVFGWVLMGPCYVGHNDSQVVSCNTATMESIDTGLRRFWELEEISVGSPRSLDQDKVEELYRATTTRDQDGRYVVLLPFKDNMEELGNNRASARRQLFLLEARLRKNPELRAQYNQIFEEYLEKGFIEVVPYDQLNRPCFYMPHHCVIKEDAVSTKVRIVFNGSSPSESGLSLNDKLMVGATVQPPLLKILLNLRRHPVAFTCDIVKMYLQTILYEPHRDYQRFLWETESDHQVKDFRFRTVCFGVSASPYLATRSLIQLALDEGHRFPIAAKLILNNFYIDDCLVSMPTIEEALEAKRQLIALLALAKLELSKFRSTHMELTPSSDENYQLDMPSEEQVVKTLGMSWCLQTDMFQYTVNEFHGPATKRNMLSILGKIYDPMGLVCPITTVAKCILQDVWKLSMDWDTEIDGDLEKRWKEFMNTLPSMEDLRIPRWISNISEVVHQELHCFGDASKRAHGACIYLVTQDAAGNRCSRLYAAKSKINPISYEEKVKDKIKKKDFTIPKGELCGAVLAMKLASTVSDATEVQQIYFWLDATAVLHQIHNPTQKREVFVRNKVKKILDETNCQQWRHVGTKSNPADLASRGATPQQLISAELWWHGPEWLLKSEENWPPKFNAPNDDGAQVETSLALTTDSSEKEKLVANPIFEFLLAQFSSYSKIRLVLARCLQLVEIWKSSKVRVTRNSRRTTFSKFLHVKFLRDAEKLLIQWDQQQHFSHVLDALTNGSLETNASLRHFGKLRPFLDSEGTLRVGGRLSKSTLNYDTKHPKILPKSLLSRLIAEREHLLLMHAGPQLTLASLRQKYWPIDGRRLTRSVLRKCLTCIKARPTHVQQLMGDLPPERIDHLTAFNTIGVDFAGPIYIKQGVRKTVTIKAYVAVFVCFSTKAVHLEGVSSLHTDSFIAAFRRMIARRGLPHKVFSDNGTTFVGADRELKRLWEAEQHQQAIQMVAGELGIEWNFLPPRSPHHGGLHEAAVKSFKHHFVRVVGDRALTFEGLATILCQIEAVLNSRPLVPTSDNPDDLHWISPSSLCTLKDTLTQLPDPSVTHLKIGYLDKWHLLQRVYQDVTNQWKRDYLTTLQTRSKWYKQYENLKEGDFVLMSDMALPSTKWPTGRIVKIFPGRDNKVRVADVRTHRGVYRRAVQKLVRLPIEEA